In Paenibacillus hexagrammi, the following are encoded in one genomic region:
- a CDS encoding cysteine desulfurase, with translation MNTAEIRELFPILKQEINGHPLIYLDSAATSQKPASVIDAVKRYYEWDNANVHRGVHTLGSRATDAYEGAREKVAKFINASSEQEIIFTRGTTTALNIVASSYARSVLQEGDEIVITPMEHHANLIPWQQAAKATGAVLKYIPLQPDGSISLSDVEATVTDRTKIVSVVYVSNVLGVVNPVKQIAAIAHKHGAKMVVDGAQSTPHMKVDVQDLDCDFYALSGHKMCGPTGIGALYGKKALLEQMEPVEFGGEMIDHVGLYESTWKDLPWKFEGGTPIIAGAVGLGAAIDFLQQIGMDAVYKHDLHLTNYAVERMSDIEDLTIYGPLKDRAGLVTFNLGDVHPHDVATVLDAEGVAVRAGHHCCQPLMRWLEVSATARASFYLYNTEADIDRLVAALLKTKEYFGHAIG, from the coding sequence ATGAATACCGCGGAGATACGTGAACTTTTTCCCATTCTGAAGCAGGAGATCAACGGCCATCCGTTGATTTATCTGGACAGCGCAGCGACCTCGCAGAAGCCTGCAAGTGTAATTGACGCCGTCAAGCGGTACTACGAGTGGGATAATGCTAACGTTCATCGTGGAGTTCATACGCTTGGATCACGTGCTACCGACGCCTATGAAGGCGCACGGGAGAAGGTTGCCAAGTTTATCAATGCGTCCAGTGAGCAGGAGATTATCTTTACCCGCGGTACAACAACAGCTCTGAATATTGTAGCAAGCAGCTATGCAAGATCGGTACTGCAGGAAGGCGACGAAATTGTCATTACTCCGATGGAGCATCATGCGAACTTAATACCATGGCAGCAAGCGGCTAAGGCTACTGGAGCGGTTTTGAAATATATTCCGCTTCAGCCGGATGGCTCGATATCGCTGTCCGATGTTGAAGCTACGGTTACAGATCGGACGAAGATTGTCTCCGTTGTCTATGTGTCCAATGTTCTCGGCGTTGTCAATCCGGTGAAACAAATCGCTGCTATCGCGCATAAACATGGAGCTAAGATGGTTGTGGACGGTGCTCAAAGTACCCCTCATATGAAAGTGGATGTGCAGGATTTGGACTGCGATTTCTATGCCCTTTCGGGACACAAAATGTGTGGCCCTACTGGGATCGGGGCACTTTATGGGAAGAAGGCTTTGCTCGAGCAGATGGAACCTGTTGAATTCGGGGGCGAGATGATTGACCATGTGGGACTTTATGAGTCTACATGGAAAGATCTCCCTTGGAAATTTGAAGGCGGAACTCCGATTATCGCAGGAGCGGTAGGATTAGGAGCTGCTATCGATTTCTTGCAGCAAATTGGAATGGATGCAGTTTATAAGCATGACTTGCACCTAACCAATTACGCTGTTGAGCGGATGTCGGACATAGAAGACCTTACGATTTATGGCCCTCTGAAAGACCGTGCCGGTCTAGTCACTTTTAATCTTGGGGACGTACACCCTCATGATGTGGCGACTGTACTTGATGCGGAAGGAGTGGCTGTTCGTGCCGGTCACCACTGCTGCCAGCCTCTGATGAGATGGCTCGAAGTATCAGCTACGGCGCGCGCCAGCTTTTATTTATACAATACCGAAGCCGATATTGACCGACTTGTAGCAGCCTTACTAAAAACAAAGGAGTACTTCGGTCATGCAATTGGATGA
- the sufU gene encoding Fe-S cluster assembly sulfur transfer protein SufU produces the protein MQLDDLYRRVIMDHYKNPRNRGKFDADEAVTIDLNNPTCGDKISLQMKVEDGMVSDAKFIGEGCSISLSSASMMTDAVKGKTLEEALDMAEKFSGLMKGEAVEFEYEDIEALSGVNKFPARIKCATLAWNALRKGIEHTKQNG, from the coding sequence ATGCAATTGGATGATTTATATCGCAGAGTCATTATGGATCACTATAAGAACCCCCGCAATCGCGGTAAGTTTGATGCTGACGAAGCCGTTACCATCGACTTGAATAACCCTACTTGCGGGGATAAAATATCGCTTCAGATGAAGGTTGAGGACGGAATGGTCAGCGATGCCAAGTTTATCGGCGAAGGCTGCTCCATCTCTCTTTCTTCCGCCTCAATGATGACGGATGCTGTAAAAGGCAAGACACTGGAAGAAGCGCTCGATATGGCAGAGAAATTCTCTGGACTCATGAAGGGCGAAGCGGTAGAGTTTGAATATGAAGACATTGAAGCATTGTCGGGAGTTAATAAATTTCCAGCTAGAATTAAATGTGCTACGCTCGCCTGGAACGCGCTGCGTAAGGGCATTGAGCACACGAAACAGAACGGTTAA
- the sufB gene encoding Fe-S cluster assembly protein SufB, whose amino-acid sequence MAKQMPELDEYKYGFRDEHKAVFQSGKGLTREIVAEISKMKGEPDWMLQFRLKSLEQFFAMPMPRWGGNLDDLDFNDIQYYVKPSEKQGKTWEEVPTEIKETFDKLGIPEAEQKFLAGVSAQYESEVVYHSMQKELEDQGVIFTDTDTALREYPELFKEYFGTVIPPSDNKFAALNSAVWSGGSFIYVPKGVKCEVPLQAYFRINSENMGQFERTLIITDEDSFVHYVEGCTAPIYSTNSLHSAVVEIVCKKNSRARYTTIQNWAPNIYNLVTKRAVAEENATMEWVDGNIGSKLTMKYPAVVLKGRGAKGMVLSIAVAGKGQHQDAGAKMTHLAPDTTSTIVSKSISKHGGKVTYRGLASFGRNSQGSKANIKCDTLILDNESTSDTIPYNEIMNDNIVLEHEATVSKVSEDQLFYLMSRGLTEAEATQMIVMGFIEPFTKELPMEYAVEMNRLIKFEMEGSIG is encoded by the coding sequence ATGGCGAAACAAATGCCCGAACTCGATGAGTATAAATATGGCTTTAGAGACGAGCATAAAGCCGTTTTCCAATCGGGAAAAGGCTTAACTCGTGAGATCGTAGCAGAAATTTCCAAGATGAAGGGCGAGCCGGACTGGATGCTCCAGTTCCGCTTGAAGTCTTTGGAGCAATTCTTTGCAATGCCGATGCCTCGTTGGGGCGGCAACTTGGATGATCTGGATTTCAATGATATCCAGTACTATGTCAAGCCTTCGGAGAAGCAAGGTAAAACATGGGAAGAAGTTCCTACTGAAATTAAGGAAACTTTTGACAAGCTGGGGATTCCTGAAGCTGAGCAAAAGTTCCTTGCCGGTGTATCCGCGCAGTATGAATCAGAGGTTGTCTACCACAGCATGCAAAAGGAATTGGAAGATCAAGGCGTTATCTTTACGGATACCGATACGGCTCTTCGTGAATATCCTGAGCTGTTTAAAGAATATTTCGGAACAGTTATTCCTCCTAGTGATAATAAATTTGCAGCACTGAACAGTGCCGTATGGTCTGGCGGTTCCTTTATCTATGTACCAAAAGGTGTGAAGTGCGAAGTGCCTCTTCAGGCATACTTCCGCATCAACTCCGAGAACATGGGTCAATTTGAGCGCACGCTCATCATTACGGACGAGGACAGCTTCGTACACTACGTAGAAGGCTGTACAGCTCCAATTTACAGCACGAACTCCCTGCACAGCGCGGTTGTTGAGATCGTATGTAAAAAGAATTCCCGTGCTCGTTACACAACGATTCAGAACTGGGCTCCGAACATTTACAACCTGGTTACCAAGCGTGCGGTTGCTGAAGAAAACGCGACGATGGAGTGGGTTGACGGAAATATCGGCTCCAAGCTGACGATGAAATACCCAGCAGTTGTACTGAAAGGCCGCGGCGCAAAAGGTATGGTTCTTTCCATCGCTGTAGCCGGTAAAGGTCAGCATCAAGATGCAGGCGCTAAAATGACTCATCTTGCTCCGGATACAACTTCGACAATTGTCTCGAAGTCCATCTCGAAGCACGGCGGTAAAGTGACGTATCGCGGCTTGGCATCCTTCGGACGTAATTCCCAAGGCTCCAAAGCCAACATCAAATGTGATACGTTGATTCTGGATAATGAATCCACATCGGATACAATTCCATACAACGAAATCATGAATGACAATATTGTGCTTGAGCATGAAGCTACAGTATCCAAGGTTTCTGAGGATCAGCTGTTCTATCTGATGAGCCGTGGATTAACGGAAGCGGAAGCTACACAAATGATCGTTATGGGCTTTATCGAGCCGTTTACAAAAGAACTGCCAATGGAATATGCGGTTGAAATGAACCGATTAATCAAGTTTGAAATGGAAGGTTCGATCGGTTAA